The DNA segment GGCGGCAGTTCCGCGAGAGGGCCACCGGGCAGCCCCGCACCGCCCGCCTCCACGGCGAGCCGCGGTCGGGTGCCGGGGGCCACCGCGGGCGCGCCGGTGAGCTCCGGCAGCGCGCGCGGTCCGGACTGCCCGGTGACGCCGGCCGGCAGCGCGGGCAGCTCTGCCGGTGGTGCGACCGGCGCGGGTCCGGTGCGGTCGGCGTCCGTACGGGCCGGGGGCGCGGGAGGGGCCGGCAGCCGGTCGGCCGGGAGTACCGCGGGCATCGTGGGGCCGGCCTTCGCGCGGGCCGCGTCGAACCACTGCCGGGTCACCGCTTCGAGGGCGGGGTCCGAGGGCTGTGCCGTTCGCCGGGCCGGCGGAGCCTCCCGCCTGCGCGCCGCCGCAGCCATCGCTCGGGTCGCGTTGAAGTTCCCGGTCGCGTTCTCGGCCCGGTCGTACAGGGAGTCGATCCGCTGCCGTACCTCGTCGCGGCTCTCCGGCGCCATGGAAGATGTGCTCCCTCCTTGCCCCGCGGGGCAGTCGGGCCGAATCCCGGTGTCGGACCCCGTCCGGTGTGCCACTGCGGGCCGACTGGAGGGGGAGCCGGGATGGCCTGGCGTCAACTTAGCCAACTTGTGTCACTCGTGTGAAGGTTGACGGGCGGTATGTCCGATACGTATTTGTGATGTTCGTTGCGGCGTTCGAGCGGGAAGACTTGGCCGCCGCGTCCGCCCGGTCCGGTGCACCCGGCCGCAGGGTCGAGCGACCGTGGGGGAAAGCGGATGCTGTGACCGGGTTTTCCTGTGAGGTCGCCATGAATTTCCGGCACGGTTGAACGCCGTGGCCGCGCCGTGCGTATGGGGCCGGGGAGTCACATGCCCCGACCGACCACGACACGCAGGGGAACGACCTTGGAACGGAACAGGCGCAGACGTCCCACCGGCGCGCGACGCGTGACCTTCGCCGCGGTCGCCCTGATGCTGGGCGGGGGCGGCCTCGTCGCAGCCAACGTCTACGCCTCGGCCGACGAAGCAGGCTGGGGCGGACAACCGGGCTCCGAGGCGACCGGGCAGGTCAGGTCCGCGGGCATGGCCACGATCGACTGTCCCGACGTCGGCAGCCGACTGACGGCCGTGCCGGACGAGGCCCGCGGGGACGTGGACCGTGAACTCGCCCAGCTCGACGAGCAGATCGCCGCCGCCTACCGGCAACTCCAGCAGTCGGCGCAGGCCGTGCGCGAGGACCCCGCCGCGGCCGACGGTCCGATCATGGACCCGCTGAAGGAGCGCCGGGCGGCGACCATCGCGCGCATGGCCGACGCCATCGACCGCGCGGGGGACCGGCCGCAGGGGCTCGAAGACCTGGCCGCCTGCGCCCTGCGCCCCGGCGAGAACGGCACGGCGACCGGCGGCCCCGGCAGCGGCAGCGAGGGCGGCACCACCGCCACCCCGGGTGACGGCTCCCAACCCGGCGGCGGGCAGGGGCAGAACGAGGGCGGCGGCGCGGCCGGAGCCGGCCAGGGCGGCAACGGGCCCGTCGTCTCCGACTACGCGGACATCACCGCCGTACAGCCCAACGTGCCGGACCCGGCCCAGCAGTCCGACGCCTCGCGCGGCACCTTCACCTCCCAGTGCGGCGTCAACGCGAACGGCCTGTTCAACTCGGACAACGTGATCGTCGCCCCCGGCGTCTCCAACGGCGCCCACCACTTCCACGACTACGTCGGCAACCAGTCCAACAACGCCTTCGCCAGTGACGGCGATCTGGCGAAGGCCGACACCTCCTGCGTGGACCGGGGTGACAGATCGACGTACTACTGGCCCGTACTGCGCATGCAGAACGGCAAGCAGGAGCGGGACGCCGGTGCTCCGGGCGGCGGCACCGAGGGGAACGCGGGCCAGATCGTCACGCCCAAGGAGGTGACGCTCACCTTCGTCGGCAACCCGCGCGCCCGAGTCACCGCGATGCCGCGCCTGTTGCGCATCATCACCGGCGACGCCAAGGCCTTCGTCAACGGTCCCGGAAACGCCAACGCCTCCTGGAGCTGCACCGGTTACGAGGACCGGCAGCTCAAGGACAAGTACCCGCTGTGCCCGGCCGGCAGCGCCGTCGTCCGCACCTTCCACTTCCAGAGCTGCTGGGACGGCCGGAACACCGACAGCGCCAACCACCGTACCCACGTGGCCTTCACGGCCCCCGACGGCTCGTGCGCCCAGGGCTTCGAGCCCATTCCGCAACTCGTCCAGCGCATCGTCTACGACGTCCCCGCCCCGAGCGTGAACGACGGCGGGCGGACGGTTCCGCTCTTCGCGGTGGACTCCTTCCCGGAGCAACTGCACAAGCCCGTCACCGACCACGGCGACTTCATCAACGTCTTCGACGAAGACCTGATGCGCGAGATGGTCGACTGCATCAACTCGGGCCGCACCTGCGGCGCCCGTGACGGCGGCGACTCCGGTGCGACCGACGGTCCGAGCGCCGGTCCGAGCGCCGGTCCGAGTGCGGCAACTCCGCCCGCGACCACCGCGCCCGCCCCGACGGCGTCCGTGTCCAACCCCGTCGAACAGCCGAGGACCGACACGACGACCGAACCGGCGAACACGACCGAACCCGCGAACACGACCCGGCCCGCGAACACGACCAAGCACGACCGGAAGGACGGGAACGGCCGGCGCGGCGAGACCGATGCGCCGTCCGAGCGTGCCACGGCCGACCGGGACACCTCGTCCGCCCAGACCGGCGCGGCGGCCCCGCCCGTGGCGTCCGCACCGACCGGCTCCGGCGCCGGCCGGTCCACCCCGTCCGTGTCGGCCGGGACCGGTGTCACCGGCGGCGACAGCGCACCCCCGGCGCGAACCGCCCCCCAGGCCGTACAGGGCGGACTCGCGGACACCGGGGCTCACCTGTGGCCCGCGGCCATCGGCATCCTGCTCGCCCTGTCGGGCCTGATCATGCTGGTCCGGGCCAGGCGGCTGCGATACTGACCCGCTCCACGCGGGACAC comes from the Streptomyces sp. NBC_00820 genome and includes:
- a CDS encoding DUF1996 domain-containing protein, translated to MLGGGGLVAANVYASADEAGWGGQPGSEATGQVRSAGMATIDCPDVGSRLTAVPDEARGDVDRELAQLDEQIAAAYRQLQQSAQAVREDPAAADGPIMDPLKERRAATIARMADAIDRAGDRPQGLEDLAACALRPGENGTATGGPGSGSEGGTTATPGDGSQPGGGQGQNEGGGAAGAGQGGNGPVVSDYADITAVQPNVPDPAQQSDASRGTFTSQCGVNANGLFNSDNVIVAPGVSNGAHHFHDYVGNQSNNAFASDGDLAKADTSCVDRGDRSTYYWPVLRMQNGKQERDAGAPGGGTEGNAGQIVTPKEVTLTFVGNPRARVTAMPRLLRIITGDAKAFVNGPGNANASWSCTGYEDRQLKDKYPLCPAGSAVVRTFHFQSCWDGRNTDSANHRTHVAFTAPDGSCAQGFEPIPQLVQRIVYDVPAPSVNDGGRTVPLFAVDSFPEQLHKPVTDHGDFINVFDEDLMREMVDCINSGRTCGARDGGDSGATDGPSAGPSAGPSAATPPATTAPAPTASVSNPVEQPRTDTTTEPANTTEPANTTRPANTTKHDRKDGNGRRGETDAPSERATADRDTSSAQTGAAAPPVASAPTGSGAGRSTPSVSAGTGVTGGDSAPPARTAPQAVQGGLADTGAHLWPAAIGILLALSGLIMLVRARRLRY